The genomic window CCCCCTGGTCGACGATGCGCTGGATCGCGGCCACGTACGCACCATGCTCTGTCTGGTGGACGGCGCGCTCAACGCCGCGCCAGGCATGAACAGCCCGCACACGGCGCCGCCAGAGCGGATATCGAATGATCTCGGCGACCATCACGCCTCCTGTGTCTCGCCTCCAAGGGGACGAACGTCGGATCCAGCCCACCAAGGGCCGAAAGGCATTCGCTGAAGGGACCCGCCGCTCAAGCAACGGCGGGCTCTCCGGTCACGCAGGGGCCGCTGTCGCAGACCTGATCGTGGCCGAGCGATCACGAGAGGTGAAGGTACGTCCTGGGCTAGTTGAGCTGGTGATCGTCCGTAACTGACCCGGCATGTACCAGTTACAGATGATCAGCGCCCACCAGCGCCGTCAACTGGGCGAGGTCTTCACCCATTGCCCGCCGCCTGGTCGCCGCGAGTTGGCCCACCAAATCCCCGGCAAGCCGCTGGTTCCGCAGCCACGTCGGCGCGGTCCGGCCCAGCCCGAGCAACACCTCACCGGCCGCCGAGTTGTCGGCAGCTGTGCCCTTCTGTAGGTGGGCTGACGCGACATCCAGCTGATGACGATGCCGACATGACGGAGTCGGCACCGTGCTCGGCTCGATCCGCGCCGCGATCTCCAGGGCTTTTCCGGGCTCGCCAGCCACGACGGCGGCTTCAGTGCGCATGTAACCCACCTTCGCCAGGCTGAAACCGCCCATCTCGACGTCGTCCCACTCGGGCATCGATAGCTGCCCCAGGCGCACCGCGCCGGCCTCGGCCGCATCCAGCTGCTCGCGAGCGTCATCCGGCCGGGCATCCCGAGCCGCTGCAGCCGAACCGTACAGGAGCAGCCACCCCCAGTTCGCCAAGGCGACCGGTGTGGCCCGGCTGAACCGCGGCTCGATCGCGTCGGCCGTGGCGATCGCCAGCTGGCTGGCATCGCCGAACCGGGCCTGCCTGGTGAGCAGCCAGAGCATGCTGCGGACCGCCATCGCACCCACACGACTCGGGTCGGACGAACGCTCGGCAGCGTCCAGACTCGCCGACAGAGCGATGTGTGCCAGGTCGAGGCGGCGCAGTTGCAGCAGAGTCTTACCCGCCATTCGGTACGCCCCGGACAACAGCCCGTACGCCACAGCCTGGTCGTCACCGGCAACGTCCCGGATGAGATGCCGAGCGTCGGTCAGCAGCTGCGGCAACGCTCGGAGGACGGCGGCGTACTCGTCATGGTGGTACAGCGCGTCGGCGTACCGGACCGCCCGAGTGACGGTGTCCACGGTGATCGGGCCAGCGAAGTCCTCGGCGATCACCAGGCCGCCGATGCCGCGAGCGGGTGTGAGGACTCGACGGAGTTCGATCAGGCCGAGTTCGTCATCGTCGCCAGCCTCGCGGCGTACGGTTGCCTCGGCGCTGTCGCCGTGCAGCGCGCTGGTCGGTACGCCCAGAGCCCGGGCCAGCTTGTTCATGGTCTCCACCCGGGCGGTGGTGCGGTCGTTACGTTCCAGTTTGCGGATCGTCTCGACACTGACTCCGGCCACCTCGGCAAGCTGTTCCTGTGTCAGGCCGCGAGGTCGCCGAAGACGGCCGATGCGATCTCCGAGGGTGCTGAGCTCCTGGTTCTGGGTCATCTTGTCGGCTCCCTGGTAGCGGTCAGGGTGCGGCGGCCGGCCGCTACAACCGGCCGCCATCTCGACGGTACGTCAACGCCCACAACGTTGACGTGCTCGTGGGCACGGTCCACCGTTAGGCCTGAACCAGTCGCAGATCACCCGTACGTGCTGGACCTGGCCGGACCCTCAAGCCGCCCAGCGGCACCGGCCGTCGGACACCGACGGCCGGTTGGGCAATCGATTCCGGCTGCAACACCCGCCACAGTGGATCGATGCAGCCCAGCCCAGCCGGCAAGAAGCCCGCGCCCGGAATCACCCTGCCGAACCTGGCGCTCGTCCTCTTCGGCGTCCTGGTGCTCTTCTGCTGCGGCGGAGGCATCGTCAGCACCTTCGCCGAAGATACGACCCCGAACCAGGCGGCCGAGTACGCCAGCCGCCAGGAGGCCCCCGCCACGCCGACCGCCGCCAGCCGCCGGAAGGCCCCCGCTACGGCGGCCACCACCAGCCCCGCCGCAGTCACAGCGGAAGCGGCCCCCTCGGCGACAGCGACGGCTCGAACGACAAATCCGTCGGTACGCCCGGCCACCCGCAAGCCGACACCGAAGCCGACCACGAAGAAGCCCCGGCCGAAGCCGACCACCGAGGAACCCGAACCCGAGCCCGAGGCGTACTACAAGAACTGCACGGCTGTCCGCGCCGCCGGTGCCGATCCCATCCGCAGCGGCGACCCCGGCTACGGCCGTCACCTGGACCGAGACGGCGACGGAGTCGGCTGCGAGTAGCCCGATCGTCAGCGCTTGGAGAGTCGCTGCTGGTCGATTCGCTGGCGGGCAGCCTCGGTGGCCAGCTCGGTGCGGTGGGCCGGGTTGGCCTGGTAGTGCCACACCGTGTGATGGACGGTCTCGGTTTCGACGGCCAGCCACATCCCTCGCAGGATCATCGACGGAAGACGCAAGCCGCGGTGCCCGCCGACGCGGGTGAACCAGGCGAAACTGACATCGACCGGGGCAGTCGCGGCCGGCAGGACGACGACGGCCGGGGCGTTGCCGATGATCGCGGGAAAGACGTCCACAACCGCGTGCCAAGGCAGACGGTGCACGAGGCCGAAACCGCGATGCTCCAGACCGTCCGGGGTGACGCGCAATCTGCCACGACCTCCGAGCCACAGGCGAAAATTCGTCAGGAGGAGCCAGGCTGCGGCGGTGAAGGCCACGATGGCGGCGACCACGCTGACCCGGTCTCCACCGCCGATGATGCCCACACCGAACAGGATCAGCAGAACCGCGGTCAACAGAAGGTTGGTCGAGGCCAGGGCATAGGTCCAGATCGAGAAGCGGAAGGTCAAGCCATCGTTCTCGACGACGACCGAGGATGGCCGCCGGGCTCTGCATGGCCGCCAGAAATGCGCGTCCCCGATCGCGGCGAGATGGCCGAAATACACGGCGACGGCCAAGCTGATCAGGGCACGCTCGGGGAGACGACCTCTTTCCCGCTTCCAGGCGGCACGGATCTCGCGGTAGCCGTCATAAACGAAACGTGGCGTGTCCTTGGCCCGGTCGTCGTACACGGTCGCCACCGATAGACCGAACTGTCCGAAGATCGACACGCCCCAGGCCCAGCGCGGGACGCCGTCGGCCCAGACCCGCACGATGCGGCGAACGAGAAGAACAGCAGGCCGGTGCGGGACCGAAGCACTCGGGGACGACTCATGCCGATGAATTGTCCGGGGCGGCTTCCGCTCCGACCACTGTGTACAACCGAAAGGCTGACGCTACCCCTGGCGGGGCTCAGCAACCACGAACGTACCCCTACCCACAACGGTTACGACCAGTCCGCGCTCTCGCAGCAACTGGATCGCCTTACGGGCGGTGCCCCGCGCGATGCCGTACTCCTGAACGAGTTGATTCTCGGAAGGGATCGGCCGGTCCGGCAGGAGTTCCCCAGCTTCGATTCGCGCCTGGATAGCGTCGGCTACCTGCACGTACAACGGGGTCGGACCCTCATGGTCGATCACATCATCACGATCTCACTTCGTGGTACCTCCTGACTCCCAAAGGGGAACCATGGTGAACCATGTACAAGCAGAGGCGGAAGGCCATACGATCGAAGCCCCCATCACCGCATCGCGTGCCATAGGCCTGACAGCACAGGCAGCCGGGACAAAGGGCTCCACGATGCTCCCGATCGGTCGTATTCCACCCATCCCGCAGGAGAGCGCAATGACACTCAAGAACAGCGACATGCTCCGCCGGACAGCCGAGCAGGTCGCCAACTGCCTCGCCGAGTCCGGTTACGCCTTCGTGGAGGAAGACAAGATCGACGGACTCGCCGCCACGCTGGAGACGTACCTGAACGTGGCCGGAATCCCCGTCAACACAGGCGGCACCGAAGAATCCACCGCGCTCGGCATCCTTCCCGAACCAAACCCGCGGTCAGAGATCTGCGTCGCGGGAGTGCCCTGACCCCAGATCGCGACTACCCATGATCGGATGCCGGGATCCGCCATGCGGTGGTCCCGGCATCCGAAATGCCGAAGGCGACCACCGAGGAACCCGAACCCGCCGCGTACTACCAGAACTGCACGGCCGTCCGGCAACGTCTCAGGCGGCGAGGATGACGTTCATCGTCTCGTGGGGGCGTTCGATGATCGGAAGGTGCCAGCGGGGGTCGCGAGCCGTGACGGTCCGGACGGTGAGATCGGGGAAGGCCCGCCGCCAATCGGCGAGCGAGGCATCGATCATGACCAGGGGATCCATGCCGGGGCCGGTTCCTCGTAGGTAGGTGGCCCGGGTCACCACGCCGACGAGTTCGTTGCCCCGCAGTGGCGGGAACCTGGCGATGAAATGGGCCTGGCTGGCGAGTGCGGGCGTGCCGATCCAGGCTCCCGCGTGCCGCGCCTCGGCCACCAGAGCGGGGTCAGCGTCCGTTTCCGGGGGCGGCTTCGGGCTGACGGCGCTGACGGCGGCCCATGTCGCTGTGCTGAGCGGGCCGCCGCCGTACCAGGAGGCGACACCGAACGCCCAGCCGGGCCGCCTGATCCGGGAGGCCGCGCTCGGCGCGCTGTCGAGGACCAGGCTCACCGCACCGAAGGGCGCCCCGTCCCACCGGTACCGCTCCAGGAAGTTCCGGGCGCACATACCGCCCATCGACGCCCCGTACAACTTGACCTCGCCCGGGCCGAGTCGCCGGAGCTCCGCCATGATCCGCTGGTAGATGTCGTCCATGTCGATGCCGCGCTCGGCGTACCGAACGACGATCAGCGCCTCGTCCTCCGGAAGGTACGGCGCGAACGCCTCGCTGAGCAGGTCGCCGGGCATTCCGTACCCGGGGAACACGACGAGCGCTTCACGTGTGGTGGCCGACCGAGCGCCGACGGTGACCAGGCCGGCAGTGTCGCCGGTCAGGTAGAAGGCACTCGCCAGGGCGTCGGCTCCCAGC from Actinoplanes derwentensis includes these protein-coding regions:
- a CDS encoding helix-turn-helix domain-containing protein; this translates as MTQNQELSTLGDRIGRLRRPRGLTQEQLAEVAGVSVETIRKLERNDRTTARVETMNKLARALGVPTSALHGDSAEATVRREAGDDDELGLIELRRVLTPARGIGGLVIAEDFAGPITVDTVTRAVRYADALYHHDEYAAVLRALPQLLTDARHLIRDVAGDDQAVAYGLLSGAYRMAGKTLLQLRRLDLAHIALSASLDAAERSSDPSRVGAMAVRSMLWLLTRQARFGDASQLAIATADAIEPRFSRATPVALANWGWLLLYGSAAAARDARPDDAREQLDAAEAGAVRLGQLSMPEWDDVEMGGFSLAKVGYMRTEAAVVAGEPGKALEIAARIEPSTVPTPSCRHRHQLDVASAHLQKGTAADNSAAGEVLLGLGRTAPTWLRNQRLAGDLVGQLAATRRRAMGEDLAQLTALVGADHL
- a CDS encoding excalibur calcium-binding domain-containing protein, translated to MQPSPAGKKPAPGITLPNLALVLFGVLVLFCCGGGIVSTFAEDTTPNQAAEYASRQEAPATPTAASRRKAPATAATTSPAAVTAEAAPSATATARTTNPSVRPATRKPTPKPTTKKPRPKPTTEEPEPEPEAYYKNCTAVRAAGADPIRSGDPGYGRHLDRDGDGVGCE
- a CDS encoding GntR family transcriptional regulator — its product is MIDHEGPTPLYVQVADAIQARIEAGELLPDRPIPSENQLVQEYGIARGTARKAIQLLRERGLVVTVVGRGTFVVAEPRQG
- a CDS encoding alpha/beta hydrolase family protein, with translation MRALRLSGLAFSLVVTLLGADALASAFYLTGDTAGLVTVGARSATTREALVVFPGYGMPGDLLSEAFAPYLPEDEALIVVRYAERGIDMDDIYQRIMAELRRLGPGEVKLYGASMGGMCARNFLERYRWDGAPFGAVSLVLDSAPSAASRIRRPGWAFGVASWYGGGPLSTATWAAVSAVSPKPPPETDADPALVAEARHAGAWIGTPALASQAHFIARFPPLRGNELVGVVTRATYLRGTGPGMDPLVMIDASLADWRRAFPDLTVRTVTARDPRWHLPIIERPHETMNVILAA